In the Chryseobacterium sp. MYb264 genome, one interval contains:
- a CDS encoding RHS repeat-associated core domain-containing protein: protein MDFQHGEISFGKCHLQLASGAIITDKNTIDNASLLLERGYISHEHFAEIGIIHMNGRLYDPLLRRFLNADENIQDPNNTQNYNKYGYVMNNPLMFNDPSGEFIVESALLSAVIIGAMVASFSYTVMTSITGKDWNLGSFLKSTLFGAASAAVTYGIGSVFVTSAGTATQLATEIGKLGTIFAQGTAHALAQGVMSLMQGENFGSAFVSGFLGSIGAVAFSSVAGKFANSTVGIISSGAILGGIGSELTGGNFWKGAVIGGVVAGLNHLMHQIDDPLSDKSTQTPQQQKDPWDLNGDGKISLNEANNWYREGKGQAITLDASKIDLDFVDTSKWIKGKTYPIQTLTKSAEGRVLGQITVKYLGNNQVSIFSDTYNFEQHGNYFDHTFRNVANSIGRWVAGEGSEYQINFKGINTISPPKAQPTRMYP, encoded by the coding sequence GTGGACTTTCAGCATGGAGAAATAAGCTTCGGAAAATGTCATCTTCAGCTCGCAAGCGGAGCAATTATTACAGATAAAAATACTATCGATAATGCTTCGTTATTATTAGAAAGAGGATATATCAGCCATGAACATTTTGCCGAAATAGGTATTATCCACATGAATGGAAGATTGTATGATCCTTTGCTGAGAAGGTTCTTAAATGCAGATGAAAATATACAAGACCCCAACAATACTCAGAATTACAATAAGTATGGTTATGTAATGAATAACCCTCTGATGTTTAATGACCCGAGTGGGGAGTTTATTGTAGAATCGGCATTATTATCAGCGGTAATTATTGGAGCTATGGTAGCTTCCTTCAGCTATACAGTAATGACATCAATTACGGGTAAAGATTGGAATTTAGGTTCATTCTTAAAATCAACATTATTTGGAGCTGCGTCTGCAGCTGTAACATACGGCATAGGAAGTGTTTTTGTCACCTCAGCAGGTACTGCCACACAGCTTGCCACAGAGATTGGTAAATTAGGTACAATTTTTGCTCAAGGTACGGCACATGCTTTAGCACAAGGAGTAATGTCTTTAATGCAAGGAGAAAACTTCGGAAGTGCTTTTGTTTCAGGATTTTTAGGAAGTATTGGGGCTGTTGCTTTTAGTTCTGTTGCTGGGAAATTTGCAAATAGCACAGTTGGTATTATTTCTTCTGGCGCTATTTTGGGAGGAATTGGTTCAGAACTTACAGGAGGAAACTTCTGGAAAGGAGCTGTTATTGGCGGAGTTGTAGCTGGATTGAATCATTTGATGCATCAGATAGATGATCCGCTTAGTGACAAATCTACACAAACACCCCAACAACAAAAAGATCCTTGGGATTTAAATGGAGATGGTAAGATAAGTTTAAATGAAGCGAATAATTGGTATAGAGAGGGAAAAGGGCAAGCAATAACATTGGATGCTAGTAAAATAGATTTAGATTTTGTTGACACATCTAAATGGATAAAAGGAAAAACCTATCCAATACAAACTTTGACAAAATCTGCAGAAGGGAGGGTATTAGGGCAAATTACCGTAAAGTATTTGGGAAATAATCAGGTGAGTATTTTTTCAGATACCTATAATTTTGAACAGCATGGAAATTATTTTGATCATACTTTTAGAAATGTTGCTAATTCAATAGGAAGGTGGGTCGCTGGCGAAGGCTCTGAATATCAAATAAATTTTAAAGGAATAAACACAATAAGTCCTCCCAAAGCTCAACCAACAAGAATGTACCCTTAA
- a CDS encoding RagB/SusD family nutrient uptake outer membrane protein — translation MKKIKYLSFAIIATLSLASCESELETAPTNQANEAEVFKTADNAETVINGTWAKFNDDGTTYSNIGYSTVLRTSDAMGSDVAVLTNKYGFPTAYTFSDLSNNTGSRALFIWSLLYSTINNMNNVITRIDAAEGSQAKKDQVKGQAKTLRAFCYLNLASFYQFSYLKDKTALTAPIYTEPTTTESKPNKRATLEEIYTLIKSDLTDADQLLQNYTRNNKDKIDRSVVNGLLARTYLNTGDWAKAAAAAKVARNGYALMTAEKYKEGFNDISNGEWIWGHGQTQEQSSESYAFHFLDVSSSGSYYYSFMADPYFKDLFDTNDIRYSLFSWDGLPGREGLLRYAKFKFKANLIADIVYMRAAEMYLIEAEAEARNGNVTNAVTVLNQLKSARNANQYSGSLAQNDVIKEVLIERRKELFGEGFSLSDIIRTQGTVVRKPFTNADGSSIQVQITTPDGTVKNVAGRGHTIYAFPDQSSFAPNSRYYLFTIPQKEVENNLGL, via the coding sequence ATGAAAAAAATAAAATATCTATCTTTTGCCATTATCGCGACCTTATCTCTGGCAAGCTGTGAAAGCGAACTGGAAACGGCACCAACCAATCAGGCTAACGAAGCAGAAGTTTTTAAAACGGCTGATAATGCCGAAACAGTAATCAATGGAACTTGGGCGAAATTTAATGATGATGGTACAACATATTCCAACATCGGATATTCAACCGTGTTGAGAACGAGTGACGCAATGGGAAGTGATGTAGCAGTTTTAACCAATAAATATGGTTTTCCAACGGCTTATACATTTTCAGACTTGAGCAATAATACAGGAAGTCGTGCACTTTTCATCTGGAGTTTGCTGTATTCTACCATCAACAACATGAATAATGTGATTACCAGAATTGATGCCGCAGAGGGAAGTCAGGCAAAAAAAGATCAGGTAAAAGGTCAGGCAAAGACGCTTCGAGCTTTTTGTTATCTGAATTTGGCGAGTTTTTATCAGTTTAGTTATTTAAAAGATAAAACGGCTTTAACGGCTCCGATTTATACAGAACCTACAACTACTGAATCTAAGCCCAATAAAAGAGCGACTTTAGAAGAAATTTATACGCTGATTAAAAGTGATTTAACAGATGCTGATCAATTACTTCAGAACTACACGAGAAACAATAAAGATAAAATCGACAGATCGGTAGTTAATGGATTGCTGGCAAGAACCTATCTGAATACAGGAGATTGGGCAAAAGCTGCTGCTGCCGCAAAAGTAGCAAGAAACGGCTACGCCTTAATGACGGCTGAAAAGTATAAAGAAGGTTTCAATGACATCAGCAACGGAGAGTGGATTTGGGGTCATGGGCAAACGCAGGAGCAATCCAGTGAGAGTTATGCTTTCCACTTTTTAGATGTTTCGTCTTCGGGAAGTTATTATTACAGTTTCATGGCAGATCCATATTTTAAAGATTTGTTTGATACAAATGATATTCGTTATTCTTTGTTTTCATGGGACGGACTTCCGGGTAGGGAAGGGCTCTTGAGATATGCGAAGTTTAAATTTAAAGCGAATTTAATTGCTGATATCGTCTATATGAGAGCGGCCGAAATGTATCTCATTGAAGCCGAAGCCGAAGCCCGAAACGGAAATGTAACCAATGCGGTAACCGTTTTAAATCAATTGAAATCGGCGAGAAATGCTAATCAATATTCAGGTTCTTTAGCCCAAAATGATGTGATTAAAGAAGTTTTAATTGAAAGAAGAAAAGAATTGTTCGGCGAAGGATTTTCGTTATCCGACATCATCAGAACGCAGGGAACGGTCGTGAGAAAACCTTTCACGAATGCAGATGGTTCCTCAATTCAGGTGCAAATTACCACTCCCGACGGAACGGTGAAAAATGTAGCCGGAAGAGGGCACACGATTTATGCTTTTCCTGATCAGTCTTCTTTTGCTCCAAATAGCAGGTATTATTTGTTTACGATTCCGCAGAAGGAAGTGGAGAATAATCTGGGGTTGTAG
- a CDS encoding SusC/RagA family TonB-linked outer membrane protein, which translates to MINKNSFNSKIWIPPVAVFFLGIIGVQGQEIKKDTLKEKEIDEVVVVAYGKAKRNSYTGSVSTISSDKINNRPVTNITKALEGQVPGLQAVSASGQPGSVASVRIRGIGSVSASSDPLYVVDGLPFDGNINTISPNDIESMSVLKDASASALYGSRGANGVIIITTKSGKKGESKINFNISQGFSSRAVKDYAQVNTDQYFELYWEAMRNGYVANNIAPQQAAQMATDGLVNALGINPYGASFAKPVGTDGKLLAGAKALWNDNWADVLQRVASRNQVDLDFSGGNEKSNYYFSLGYLDDKGIAIESGFKKYSTRLKLNSEVKKWLNVGANLSFTNSVQLAPASSDSSSENIINVGRIIPSFYPYYERNTDGSYKLDAGGNYIYDFGKYRPTSALQNQNLAATLPLDKNENREDNFSGKGFAEFTFLPELKFKTSFSVDLVNYNGHYYTNSLLGQGTEIGGSVTKTNSRTLSYTTSNILTYDKKFGQHHVNLLAGQEFYHYEYQTISGNRSQFSLPYYYEPDAAALFGGFTGNSDQLGLLSFLGKAEYDYQNKYFISGSVRSDASSRFSQDNRWGTFWSVGGSWKASSENFIKDLNIFNQLTLRASYGGQGNDKLKTYYAYQSLYRFYNNLGEAGTVASSLPTPNLKWETNLNLNIGLEFAILNNRIKGNVEYFKRESQDLLFEMPLAPSLGFTGFQANIGTMQNTGFEFSLFTTPVKTDDFQWNVDVNLSTLNNKITKLPQPSIISGTKLLTVGGSVYDFYLPTWVGVDPTNGKPLWKTITTDANGQTVEGTTSEYAKAAREIQGSALPKLMGGLTTSLNYKNFDLSALLTFRLGGKILDTDYTSIMSNGNLAGRAWSAEMVNRWTPENTNTDVPILSTTTNNWTSTSSRFLYSATYARLKNVSIGYTLPSNYFEKLGLKNFRVYVQGENLLTFYKHKGMDPEQSLDGTTYYRYPAMRTITFGLQATL; encoded by the coding sequence ATGATTAATAAAAATTCATTTAATTCTAAGATTTGGATTCCACCTGTCGCGGTATTTTTCCTGGGAATTATCGGAGTACAAGGTCAGGAAATAAAAAAAGATACCCTGAAGGAAAAAGAGATAGACGAAGTAGTTGTTGTGGCTTATGGAAAAGCGAAAAGAAACAGCTATACAGGTTCGGTTTCCACAATTTCCAGTGATAAAATCAATAACAGACCTGTTACCAATATTACAAAAGCGTTGGAAGGTCAGGTTCCCGGGCTTCAGGCGGTAAGTGCTTCTGGGCAACCAGGGTCTGTGGCTTCGGTTCGTATTCGCGGGATTGGTTCTGTAAGTGCTTCAAGCGATCCTTTGTATGTGGTAGACGGACTTCCTTTTGACGGAAATATCAACACCATCAGCCCAAATGATATTGAATCGATGAGTGTGCTTAAAGATGCTTCTGCAAGTGCTTTGTATGGTTCAAGAGGAGCAAACGGGGTAATCATCATCACCACAAAATCGGGTAAAAAAGGAGAATCAAAGATCAATTTTAATATCAGTCAGGGTTTTTCTTCGAGAGCGGTAAAAGATTATGCACAGGTAAATACCGATCAGTATTTTGAATTGTATTGGGAGGCCATGAGAAACGGCTATGTTGCGAATAATATTGCTCCACAGCAGGCAGCTCAGATGGCAACAGACGGTTTGGTGAATGCTTTGGGAATCAATCCTTACGGAGCCAGTTTTGCAAAACCTGTAGGAACAGACGGAAAATTGTTGGCAGGTGCAAAAGCTTTGTGGAACGACAATTGGGCGGATGTTCTTCAGCGTGTGGCTTCTAGAAATCAGGTTGATTTGGATTTCAGTGGCGGAAACGAAAAGAGTAATTACTATTTCTCGTTAGGTTATCTTGATGATAAAGGAATTGCCATAGAGTCTGGTTTCAAAAAGTACAGTACAAGATTAAAATTAAATTCTGAAGTTAAAAAATGGCTAAATGTTGGTGCGAATTTAAGCTTTACCAACAGCGTGCAATTGGCTCCGGCTTCTTCGGATTCAAGTTCTGAAAATATTATTAACGTCGGGCGTATCATTCCTTCATTTTATCCTTACTATGAAAGAAATACCGATGGAAGTTATAAACTTGATGCAGGAGGAAATTATATTTATGATTTCGGAAAATACAGACCAACCAGCGCCTTGCAAAATCAGAATTTAGCAGCAACTTTACCTTTAGATAAAAACGAAAACAGAGAAGATAACTTTTCAGGAAAAGGTTTTGCTGAGTTTACGTTTTTGCCTGAATTGAAATTTAAGACCAGTTTTTCAGTTGATTTGGTGAATTATAACGGACATTATTATACCAATTCTTTGTTAGGACAAGGAACTGAAATTGGAGGTTCTGTTACGAAAACAAATTCGAGAACGCTTTCTTATACCACAAGTAATATTTTAACGTACGATAAAAAATTTGGTCAGCATCATGTGAATTTATTGGCAGGGCAGGAGTTTTATCATTATGAATATCAAACGATTTCAGGAAACAGATCTCAGTTTTCACTTCCTTATTATTACGAACCAGATGCAGCGGCTTTATTTGGCGGTTTCACGGGAAACAGCGATCAGTTGGGATTGCTAAGTTTCTTAGGTAAAGCAGAATACGATTATCAGAATAAATATTTCATTTCCGGATCGGTAAGGTCAGATGCTTCTTCGAGATTCTCTCAAGATAACCGTTGGGGAACTTTCTGGTCTGTAGGTGGTTCGTGGAAAGCGTCGAGTGAAAATTTTATTAAAGATTTAAATATATTCAATCAGCTGACACTACGTGCAAGTTACGGAGGTCAGGGAAATGACAAGCTTAAAACCTATTATGCTTATCAGAGTTTATATCGATTTTACAACAATTTAGGAGAAGCGGGAACCGTTGCAAGCAGTCTTCCGACACCAAATTTGAAATGGGAAACGAATCTTAATTTAAATATAGGACTTGAATTTGCGATTCTGAACAACAGAATTAAAGGTAATGTAGAATATTTCAAGCGTGAAAGTCAGGATTTGCTTTTTGAAATGCCGTTAGCTCCGTCTTTAGGATTTACAGGATTTCAGGCCAATATCGGAACGATGCAGAATACCGGCTTTGAATTTTCATTATTCACAACACCTGTGAAAACCGACGATTTTCAATGGAATGTTGATGTAAATTTAAGTACATTAAACAACAAGATCACAAAACTGCCTCAGCCTTCTATCATCAGTGGCACAAAATTATTAACTGTAGGTGGTTCAGTATACGATTTCTATCTTCCGACTTGGGTAGGCGTGGATCCGACTAATGGAAAACCTTTATGGAAAACCATTACAACAGATGCCAACGGACAAACGGTAGAAGGTACAACTTCTGAATATGCTAAAGCAGCAAGAGAAATTCAGGGTTCGGCACTTCCTAAATTAATGGGTGGATTAACGACAAGTTTGAATTATAAAAACTTCGACCTTTCAGCTTTACTGACTTTCAGATTAGGAGGAAAGATTTTGGATACCGATTATACATCCATCATGTCCAACGGGAATTTGGCAGGACGTGCATGGAGCGCCGAAATGGTCAACAGATGGACACCTGAAAATACAAATACGGATGTTCCGATTTTGAGCACGACGACCAATAACTGGACTTCAACCTCATCGAGATTTTTATATTCTGCAACCTATGCAAGATTGAAAAATGTGAGCATCGGATATACGCTTCCATCGAATTATTTTGAAAAATTAGGCTTGAAAAACTTTAGAGTTTATGTTCAGGGAGAAAATTTACTCACGTTTTACAAACATAAAGGAATGGATCCTGAGCAATCTTTAGACGGAACAACGTATTACAGATATCCGGCGATGAGAACCATCACTTTCGGACTTCAGGCGACGCTTTAA
- a CDS encoding DUF7683 domain-containing protein translates to MKLVRVIEEFSKKEEILHREYKLEITSTQLLTELDDLILNDEDYEDEIYDQYNLTEQQVQKLKPFLKEFLKENFEKYTYELGCYEEE, encoded by the coding sequence ATGAAACTAGTAAGAGTTATTGAAGAATTTAGTAAAAAAGAAGAAATTCTTCATAGGGAATATAAATTAGAGATTACATCAACACAACTACTGACTGAATTAGATGATTTAATTCTTAACGACGAGGATTATGAGGACGAAATCTATGACCAGTATAATTTGACCGAACAACAGGTTCAAAAATTAAAACCTTTTTTAAAAGAATTTCTAAAAGAAAATTTTGAAAAATATACTTATGAGCTAGGTTGTTATGAAGAAGAATAA
- a CDS encoding IS5 family transposase: MLGKIREDLQQNLFKTRLTELINMEHPVVKLAGEISWDKMESEFEKLFSENGRPSIAIRKIAGMLLLKEMFKESDESVIERWIENAYWQYFTGETFFQTEQPFDPSNFVHFRKRIGDKGLEFLLGQSVSLHPKAKTEDEVQVDTTVQEKNITFPTDAKLAKKVIDNCRKIAEKESVVQRQSYRRVSKQLLRDAFFGHHPRRQKKAKMARKKLRTIGKRVLRELERKLPKDVLKGYEDVFKIYLKALTQERTTKDKIYSLHEPQVACIAKGKSGKAYEFGTKVAVVRGRKTGIISSVKRFSGNPHDSKTLEESLAQSERVRKSVGGTRPTKATTDRGFKGIKEVEGTAILLPAKKEKTKYGQQVARLRFRARAAIEPCISHLKRNHSLGLNFLKGVAGDINNALLAGIGYNLKMRLNQIKQQILLWLELVLRIFLGKYNFQSQKTAF; this comes from the coding sequence ATGTTAGGCAAAATAAGAGAGGATTTACAGCAGAATTTATTCAAGACCAGGCTTACGGAGCTTATTAATATGGAGCATCCGGTGGTAAAATTAGCTGGGGAGATTTCCTGGGATAAAATGGAGTCAGAGTTTGAGAAATTATTTTCAGAAAACGGAAGACCTTCTATTGCTATCCGTAAAATAGCAGGAATGCTTTTGCTCAAGGAAATGTTTAAAGAAAGTGATGAAAGTGTAATAGAGAGATGGATTGAGAATGCGTATTGGCAATATTTTACCGGAGAAACCTTTTTCCAGACAGAGCAGCCTTTCGATCCGAGCAATTTTGTACACTTCAGAAAAAGAATTGGAGATAAGGGTTTGGAATTTCTTTTGGGACAAAGCGTTTCTCTCCATCCCAAAGCCAAAACAGAAGATGAAGTTCAGGTAGATACGACGGTTCAGGAGAAGAACATTACCTTTCCTACCGATGCCAAATTAGCAAAAAAAGTAATCGACAATTGTAGAAAAATAGCAGAAAAAGAGAGCGTTGTACAAAGACAAAGCTACAGAAGAGTGAGCAAACAATTATTGCGGGACGCTTTTTTTGGACATCATCCCAGAAGACAGAAGAAGGCAAAAATGGCGAGGAAAAAGCTCAGGACGATTGGTAAAAGAGTTCTTCGGGAATTGGAAAGAAAACTTCCTAAAGATGTTTTGAAAGGCTACGAAGACGTTTTTAAAATTTACCTTAAAGCACTCACCCAAGAACGTACCACGAAAGATAAAATTTACAGTCTTCACGAGCCACAAGTTGCGTGTATTGCGAAAGGAAAATCGGGAAAAGCATACGAGTTTGGGACAAAAGTAGCAGTAGTAAGAGGTCGGAAAACAGGGATCATCAGCTCGGTAAAGAGATTTTCTGGCAATCCTCACGATAGTAAAACTCTTGAAGAATCATTGGCACAGAGTGAGAGGGTAAGAAAATCCGTTGGCGGAACAAGACCTACGAAAGCCACTACAGACAGAGGATTTAAAGGAATCAAAGAAGTGGAAGGAACAGCAATTTTGCTTCCCGCAAAAAAAGAAAAAACAAAATATGGGCAACAAGTAGCCAGATTAAGATTCCGGGCAAGAGCAGCCATAGAACCTTGTATCTCTCATTTAAAAAGAAACCACTCCTTAGGATTAAACTTCCTGAAAGGAGTGGCTGGAGATATTAATAATGCATTATTAGCAGGGATTGGATACAATTTGAAGATGAGATTGAATCAAATCAAACAACAAATTCTTCTTTGGCTCGAACTTGTTCTCCGAATCTTTTTAGGCAAATATAATTTTCAAAGTCAAAAAACAGCTTTTTAA
- a CDS encoding CPCC family cysteine-rich protein, whose amino-acid sequence METKKYSKFSCPCCGYHTLEYKADNTFQICPVCYWEDDGVQLHDIDYAGGANNVSLREAKINFKKYGAIEEQFIEFVRAPLKDE is encoded by the coding sequence ATGGAAACTAAAAAATATAGTAAATTTTCATGCCCATGTTGCGGATATCACACTCTTGAGTACAAGGCTGATAATACGTTTCAAATATGTCCGGTATGTTATTGGGAAGATGATGGAGTACAACTTCATGATATTGATTATGCTGGTGGAGCAAATAATGTAAGCTTAAGAGAGGCAAAAATCAATTTTAAGAAGTATGGAGCGATAGAAGAGCAATTTATAGAATTCGTTCGAGCTCCTCTAAAGGATGAATAA
- a CDS encoding RHS repeat domain-containing protein: MHKTDNQNITWFLRNDYLGSILAISDEAGNKLEQRHFDAWGNFTHLQIGNGPVITDKNIINNSSLLIERGYTSHEHFGEVGIIHMNGRLYDPLLRRFLNADENIQDPTNTQNYNKYGYVLNNPLMFNDPSGEFFIGPITALIMAAISYTATVWISHQKFNVLNLFSTVVISMISAGISNVIGQIFSTAAASIGNEALRSVAHAAVQGTLSFMQGGNFLTGAA; this comes from the coding sequence GTGCATAAAACTGATAATCAAAATATTACTTGGTTTTTAAGGAATGACTACTTAGGTAGTATTTTAGCCATTAGTGATGAAGCCGGAAATAAGCTGGAACAAAGGCATTTTGATGCTTGGGGTAATTTCACTCATCTTCAGATAGGAAATGGTCCTGTTATAACGGATAAAAATATTATTAATAATTCTTCGTTATTAATAGAAAGAGGATATACTAGCCATGAACATTTTGGTGAAGTTGGAATTATTCACATGAATGGTAGATTGTACGATCCGCTGTTAAGAAGATTCCTCAATGCGGATGAAAATATACAGGATCCTACCAATACCCAGAATTATAATAAGTATGGATATGTATTAAACAATCCATTGATGTTTAATGATCCGAGTGGGGAATTTTTCATTGGACCAATCACAGCATTAATTATGGCCGCTATTAGTTATACTGCAACCGTTTGGATATCACACCAGAAATTTAATGTACTTAATCTATTCTCTACTGTTGTCATATCTATGATAAGCGCAGGAATATCAAATGTCATAGGACAAATATTTTCCACTGCTGCAGCAAGTATAGGTAATGAAGCATTACGAAGTGTTGCTCACGCGGCAGTACAGGGCACATTAAGCTTTATGCAGGGAGGTAATTTTCTAACAGGAGCTGCCTAG